A stretch of the Archangium violaceum genome encodes the following:
- the ppdK gene encoding pyruvate, phosphate dikinase: MPTRARKTPLHHTGSRARASSPRLTRAPKGSRARPASREKWIYLFDEGRGDMKDLLGGKGANLAEMTRIGLPVPPGFIVTTRACNAFLAAGSRFPEGLWEQELAALRKLEKQAGRSLGNPENPLLVSCRSGARFSMPGMMDTILNIGMNDAVAERLAARTGDARFAYDAYRRLVQMFGTVVLGVPDEPFEQVLEKHRRQRGLENDAALPPEDLKAITEAFKAIVRERTGRDFPQEPVEQLRFATEAVFRSWNGKRAVDYRNAAGIAHDLGTAVNIVTMVFGNRGEDSGTGVVTTRNVSTGEREMEGDYLSNAQGEDVVSGTRPSLRISALKELHPKLYARLERYCQKLERHFRDVQDVEFTIEQGKLWMLQTRDAKRTAQAAVRIAVELAGEKLINRKEAVLRVKPEQIDFFLHPQFAPADKQAARERGDLLAKGLNVSPGAASGVVAFDADTAERWSKEDKKAVIMVRPETKPGDVHGMLAARGILTSRGGRTSHAALVARQFGKPAVVGVSEMEVDCEKRQLSVAGRVLREGDTVSIDGTTGEVFAGPLETVIPDLEDPHILKLLEWADGFRELGVYANADYPRDAQRARELGAEGIGLCRTEHMFFETDRLPHVQRMILARTDEERDEALARLLPFQREDFLGLFRTMDGQPVTIRLIDPPLHEFLPSHDELLHDVTELETRLELMKDRSEAAGMEATLASKRHMLEAVHSMRETNPMLGLRGVRLGIHLPALVRMQVRALFEAACQCAREGVRVFPKVMIPLIAHSNELRVEKETLEAEARAVMKEQGRKVAYQFGTMIEIPRAALTADQIAQDAEFFSFGTNDLTQTTYGISRDDAETGFLGEYLLKRILPENPFATIDQRGVGALMEMAVKLGRKTRPGLDIGICGEHGGDPKTIAFCHRIGLDYVSCSPYRVPIARLAAAHAAIAPTP; this comes from the coding sequence ATGCCTACCCGTGCCCGGAAGACTCCGCTCCACCACACCGGCTCCCGCGCTCGTGCCAGCAGTCCCCGGCTCACCCGCGCGCCCAAGGGCTCGCGTGCCCGCCCGGCCTCCCGGGAGAAGTGGATCTACCTCTTCGACGAAGGCCGGGGGGACATGAAGGACCTCCTCGGAGGCAAGGGCGCCAACCTCGCCGAGATGACCCGCATCGGACTTCCGGTGCCACCGGGCTTCATCGTCACCACCCGGGCCTGCAACGCCTTCCTCGCCGCGGGCAGCCGGTTCCCCGAGGGCCTCTGGGAGCAGGAGCTCGCCGCCCTGCGCAAGCTGGAGAAACAGGCTGGCCGCTCGCTCGGGAACCCGGAGAATCCGCTGCTCGTGTCCTGCCGCTCCGGCGCGCGGTTCTCCATGCCCGGGATGATGGACACCATCCTCAACATCGGGATGAACGACGCCGTCGCCGAGCGACTCGCGGCCCGGACGGGGGATGCACGCTTCGCCTACGACGCCTACCGCCGGCTGGTGCAGATGTTCGGCACCGTGGTGCTCGGCGTGCCAGACGAGCCCTTCGAGCAGGTGCTCGAGAAGCACCGGCGCCAGCGGGGCCTGGAGAACGACGCGGCCCTGCCCCCCGAGGACCTGAAGGCCATCACCGAGGCCTTCAAGGCCATCGTCCGCGAGAGGACCGGCCGTGACTTCCCGCAGGAGCCCGTGGAGCAGCTCCGGTTCGCCACCGAGGCCGTCTTCCGCAGCTGGAATGGCAAGCGCGCGGTGGACTACCGCAACGCCGCCGGCATCGCGCATGACCTGGGCACGGCGGTGAACATCGTCACCATGGTGTTCGGCAACCGGGGCGAGGACTCGGGCACGGGCGTGGTGACCACGCGCAACGTGTCCACCGGCGAGCGGGAGATGGAAGGCGACTACCTGTCCAACGCCCAGGGCGAGGACGTGGTGTCGGGGACGCGCCCCTCGCTGCGCATCTCCGCGCTGAAGGAGCTGCACCCGAAGCTGTACGCCCGGCTCGAGCGGTACTGCCAGAAGCTGGAGCGGCACTTCCGGGACGTGCAGGACGTCGAGTTCACCATCGAGCAGGGCAAGCTCTGGATGCTGCAGACGCGCGACGCCAAGCGCACGGCCCAGGCCGCGGTGCGCATCGCGGTGGAGCTGGCCGGGGAGAAGCTCATCAACCGCAAGGAGGCCGTCCTCCGGGTGAAGCCGGAGCAGATCGACTTCTTCCTGCACCCTCAATTCGCTCCGGCCGACAAGCAGGCGGCCCGGGAGCGGGGGGACCTGCTCGCCAAGGGGCTGAATGTGTCGCCGGGCGCGGCCAGTGGCGTGGTGGCCTTCGACGCGGACACCGCCGAGCGCTGGAGCAAGGAGGACAAGAAGGCCGTCATCATGGTGCGGCCCGAGACGAAGCCGGGCGACGTGCACGGCATGCTGGCGGCCCGGGGCATCCTCACCAGCCGGGGCGGGCGCACCAGCCACGCGGCGCTGGTGGCGCGGCAGTTCGGCAAGCCGGCCGTGGTGGGCGTGTCGGAGATGGAGGTGGACTGCGAGAAGCGGCAGCTCTCCGTGGCGGGGCGCGTGCTGCGAGAGGGAGACACCGTCTCCATCGATGGCACCACCGGCGAGGTCTTCGCGGGCCCGCTCGAGACCGTCATTCCGGACCTGGAGGATCCGCACATCCTGAAGCTGCTGGAGTGGGCCGATGGCTTCCGCGAGCTGGGCGTGTACGCGAACGCGGACTACCCGCGGGACGCGCAGCGGGCCCGGGAGCTCGGCGCGGAAGGCATCGGGCTGTGCCGCACCGAGCACATGTTCTTCGAAACGGACCGCCTGCCGCACGTGCAACGGATGATCCTCGCGCGCACCGATGAGGAGCGGGACGAGGCGCTCGCGCGGCTGCTGCCCTTCCAGCGCGAGGACTTCCTCGGGCTGTTCCGGACGATGGATGGCCAGCCCGTCACCATCCGCCTCATCGACCCTCCCCTGCACGAGTTCCTCCCCAGCCATGACGAACTGCTGCACGACGTCACCGAGCTGGAGACCCGGCTGGAGCTGATGAAGGACAGGTCCGAGGCCGCCGGCATGGAGGCGACGCTCGCGAGCAAGCGGCACATGCTGGAGGCGGTGCATTCGATGCGCGAGACCAACCCCATGCTGGGCCTGCGCGGAGTGCGGCTGGGAATCCACCTGCCGGCGCTCGTGCGCATGCAGGTACGGGCCCTCTTCGAGGCGGCCTGCCAATGCGCCCGCGAGGGCGTGCGGGTCTTCCCCAAGGTGATGATTCCGCTCATCGCGCACAGCAACGAGCTGCGCGTGGAGAAGGAGACGCTCGAGGCCGAGGCCCGGGCGGTGATGAAGGAGCAGGGCCGGAAGGTGGCCTACCAGTTCGGGACGATGATCGAGATTCCCCGGGCGGCCCTCACCGCGGATCAGATCGCCCAGGACGCGGAGTTCTTCTCCTTCGGGACGAACGACCTCACCCAGACGACCTATGGCATCTCGCGCGACGACGCGGAGACGGGCTTCCTCGGCGAGTACCTGCTCAAGCGCATCCTCCCGGAGAACCCCTTCGCCACCATCGACCAGCGGGGTGTGGGAGCGCTCATGGAGATGGCGGTGAAGCTCGGCCGGAAGACGCGGCCCGGGCTGGACATCGGCATCTGCGGCGAGCACGGCGGTGACCCGAAGACGATCGCCTTCTGCCACCGCATCGGGCTCGATTATGTGTCCTGCTCGCCCTACCGCGTGCCCATCGCGCGCCTGGCCGCGGCCCATGCGGCGATTGCCCCCACGCCGTAG
- a CDS encoding cellulose binding domain-containing protein — translation MSLSWKRLGVVERSEQTWQGKLGLRRACATLLSAAFVVFPLGESFAGTNDFTVQYQNINSDGPNDDIVEAEIKFRNNTSASIPLSSIVVRYWFTKNNAPSATVACWYWNGSAACPNLTVTSGTVSYTGADRYAEIRFTSGAGSLAPGAWISPIDLGVMFGANTNETDDYSYGSHSTFIDWSRITVHDAGSSPTGGLRGGTPPSVGGSDGGVGDGGVGDGGVGDGGVGDGGVGDGGVGDGGVGDGGVGDGGTITTEFFDDFSYTGTSDSNFRSWWSVRNDSNWSGPGPQPNYGAPWSSANVSFIADPSASGNKLMRLQASTRGTNGSTLQAEVSSNARKFKFGTYAARVKFNNTPLSGTRYLADKPVETFFTITEYVQNDPNYSEQDFEYMPNGGWGEGDRSTIWMTSWEDTRANIQESDKVSNHLNGDYASQWQTLVLQVSPSSIRYYVNGVLLTMHSDLKYLPETDQFIYFNIWFDELDRSKTTARTYHQDVDWVYFAEDAILSSSEVTARVSGFRTSSTTRRDTVK, via the coding sequence ATGAGTTTGAGCTGGAAGCGCCTGGGAGTCGTCGAGCGAAGTGAGCAAACATGGCAAGGCAAGCTCGGTCTGCGCCGCGCATGTGCGACCCTGCTCTCCGCGGCGTTCGTGGTGTTCCCTCTGGGAGAGAGCTTCGCCGGGACGAATGACTTCACCGTGCAGTATCAGAATATAAATAGTGACGGCCCCAATGACGACATCGTCGAGGCCGAAATCAAGTTTCGCAATAACACCTCGGCCTCGATTCCGCTGAGCAGCATCGTCGTGCGCTACTGGTTCACGAAGAACAATGCTCCGAGCGCGACGGTCGCATGCTGGTATTGGAATGGCTCTGCTGCCTGCCCCAATCTGACGGTGACGTCCGGGACCGTGTCCTACACGGGTGCTGATCGGTACGCGGAGATTCGCTTCACCAGCGGCGCGGGGAGTCTGGCCCCTGGCGCGTGGATCAGCCCCATTGATCTCGGGGTGATGTTCGGCGCCAACACCAACGAGACCGACGATTACTCGTACGGCAGCCACAGTACCTTCATCGATTGGAGCCGGATCACCGTGCACGATGCGGGTTCCTCGCCCACCGGTGGGCTGCGGGGTGGAACACCTCCCTCGGTGGGAGGCAGTGACGGCGGAGTGGGTGACGGCGGAGTGGGTGACGGCGGAGTGGGTGACGGCGGAGTGGGTGACGGCGGAGTGGGCGACGGCGGAGTGGGCGACGGCGGAGTGGGCGACGGCGGAGTGGGCGACGGCGGAACGATCACGACCGAGTTCTTCGACGACTTCAGCTACACGGGGACCAGTGACTCCAATTTCAGGAGTTGGTGGAGCGTACGAAACGACTCCAACTGGTCGGGCCCTGGGCCTCAGCCGAACTATGGCGCTCCGTGGAGCTCGGCCAACGTGTCCTTCATCGCCGACCCCTCGGCGTCCGGCAACAAGCTGATGCGGCTCCAGGCGAGCACGCGCGGCACCAATGGGAGCACGTTGCAGGCGGAGGTCTCCTCCAATGCGAGGAAGTTCAAGTTCGGCACCTATGCCGCCCGGGTGAAGTTCAACAACACCCCGCTGTCGGGGACCCGCTACCTGGCGGACAAGCCCGTCGAGACCTTCTTCACCATCACCGAGTACGTCCAGAATGATCCGAACTACTCGGAGCAGGACTTCGAGTACATGCCCAACGGCGGCTGGGGAGAGGGCGACCGCAGCACGATCTGGATGACCTCCTGGGAGGACACGAGAGCCAACATCCAGGAGTCAGACAAGGTCTCGAACCATCTCAACGGGGACTATGCCTCGCAGTGGCAGACGCTCGTTCTCCAGGTCTCTCCATCGTCCATCCGCTATTACGTCAATGGCGTGCTGCTGACGATGCACAGCGACCTCAAGTACCTCCCCGAGACGGACCAGTTCATCTATTTCAACATCTGGTTCGATGAGCTGGACAGGTCCAAGACCACCGCGCGGACGTATCACCAGGATGTGGACTGGGTCTACTTCGCCGAGGATGCCATCCTGTCGTCTTCCGAGGTCACCGCGAGGGTTTCCGGCTTCCGGACGTCCTCGACGACCCGCAGGGACACGGTGAAGTGA
- a CDS encoding CobW family GTP-binding protein yields MATSEKKIPVTVLTGFLGSGKTTLLNRILTEQHGKRIAVIENEFGEIGIDQALVINADEEVFEMNNGCICCTVRGDLIRILGSLMRRKDKFDHVLVETTGMADPSPVAQTFFVDDEIGSQFQLDGIVTLVDAKHVSLHIDDSDECKEQIAFGDVIIINKTDLVTPEEVERVERRIRSMNALARIHRTVRGRIPIESVLDVGGFDLGRALRQKPAFLEPEYPFEWGGVHALQPGQASLVLGEGPDASMDVALVPVDSDDEAGLKAGAEKAVRFWSRSPSRRVSGGALAAGNSHFQLDFSKDRGRKVYPLTVPREGLYALFTEHGPEEYALRVEDAAGGVLKCRVEQAFGAGHSHDETVTSVGIHLEGEVDPHRLNAWLAKVLQEQGADIFRMKGILAIAGQKNRYVFQGVHMLFDGQPDKPWGKTPRANDLVFIGRNLDREALTEGFRKCLE; encoded by the coding sequence TTGGCGACTTCGGAGAAGAAGATTCCTGTCACGGTCCTGACCGGCTTTCTGGGCTCGGGCAAGACGACGCTCCTCAACCGCATCCTGACGGAGCAGCACGGCAAGCGCATCGCCGTCATCGAGAACGAGTTCGGGGAGATCGGCATCGACCAGGCGCTCGTCATCAACGCGGACGAGGAAGTCTTCGAGATGAACAACGGGTGCATCTGCTGCACGGTGCGGGGAGACCTCATCCGCATCCTCGGCAGCCTCATGCGCCGCAAGGACAAGTTCGACCATGTCCTCGTGGAGACCACGGGCATGGCGGACCCGAGCCCCGTGGCACAGACGTTCTTCGTCGATGACGAAATCGGCTCCCAGTTCCAGCTCGACGGCATCGTCACCCTGGTGGACGCGAAGCACGTCTCGCTGCACATCGACGACAGCGACGAGTGCAAGGAGCAGATCGCCTTCGGGGACGTCATCATCATCAACAAGACGGACCTGGTGACGCCTGAGGAGGTCGAGCGCGTGGAGCGCCGCATCCGGAGCATGAATGCCCTGGCCCGTATCCACCGGACGGTGAGGGGACGGATTCCCATCGAGAGCGTGCTCGACGTGGGCGGCTTCGACCTGGGGCGGGCGCTGCGGCAGAAGCCGGCCTTCCTCGAGCCCGAGTACCCCTTCGAGTGGGGTGGTGTCCATGCGCTCCAGCCGGGCCAGGCCAGTCTCGTCCTCGGGGAGGGTCCGGACGCGTCGATGGACGTCGCCCTCGTGCCGGTGGACTCCGACGATGAGGCGGGGCTGAAGGCGGGCGCGGAGAAGGCCGTGCGCTTCTGGTCTCGCTCTCCCTCGCGTCGCGTCTCCGGAGGTGCGCTCGCCGCGGGAAACAGCCACTTCCAGCTCGACTTCTCGAAGGACCGGGGCCGTAAGGTGTACCCCCTGACGGTTCCTCGCGAGGGGCTCTATGCCCTCTTCACGGAGCATGGCCCGGAGGAGTACGCGCTACGGGTGGAGGATGCCGCGGGAGGCGTCCTGAAGTGCCGGGTGGAGCAGGCCTTCGGTGCCGGCCACTCGCACGACGAGACGGTGACGTCCGTGGGCATCCACCTGGAGGGGGAGGTCGACCCGCACCGGCTGAATGCCTGGCTGGCCAAGGTGCTGCAAGAGCAGGGGGCGGACATCTTCCGGATGAAGGGCATCCTCGCCATCGCGGGCCAGAAGAACCGCTATGTCTTCCAGGGGGTGCACATGCTCTTCGACGGGCAGCCCGACAAGCCCTGGGGGAAGACGCCCCGGGCGAACGATCTCGTCTTCATCGGCCGCAATCTGGATCGGGAGGCGCTCACGGAGGGGTTCCGCAAGTGCCTCGAGTGA
- a CDS encoding HupE/UreJ family protein, with protein sequence MLESALSLGLVLGLRHASDADHVCAIASLLRSGQGFRAAVRTALLWSLGHSSTFFAVGAVLVGGRLSVPDAWEPVMELLVAVLLVALGVVQWRHADCPLPESPEHTRPHSWRVVLVGVVHGLAGSAGIALLALTTVRERLAAFLFLLLFGVGVSGGMVLLTILLSLPLGFVVRNSERWRSRVLKTTSALGIGLGAWMGVSGLRALVG encoded by the coding sequence ATGCTGGAAAGTGCCCTGAGCCTCGGGTTGGTCCTCGGGCTTCGTCACGCCTCGGACGCGGATCACGTCTGCGCCATCGCTTCGCTGTTGAGGTCCGGGCAGGGCTTCCGGGCGGCCGTGCGCACGGCGCTTCTCTGGAGCCTGGGCCACTCGTCCACCTTCTTCGCGGTCGGGGCGGTGCTCGTCGGCGGGCGGCTGTCGGTGCCGGACGCCTGGGAGCCGGTGATGGAGCTCCTCGTCGCCGTCCTGCTGGTCGCGCTGGGGGTCGTGCAGTGGCGCCATGCGGACTGCCCGCTGCCCGAGAGCCCCGAGCACACGAGGCCTCACTCCTGGCGTGTGGTGCTGGTGGGCGTCGTTCACGGTCTGGCGGGCTCCGCGGGCATCGCGCTCCTCGCGCTCACCACCGTCCGCGAGCGGCTCGCCGCCTTCCTGTTCCTCCTCCTGTTCGGCGTGGGGGTCTCCGGGGGCATGGTGCTGCTCACCATCCTCTTGTCACTGCCCCTGGGCTTCGTCGTCCGGAACTCGGAGCGCTGGCGCTCCCGCGTTCTCAAGACGACCAGCGCGCTCGGCATCGGGCTCGGCGCGTGGATGGGCGTGTCGGGGCTGCGAGCCCTCGTGGGCTGA
- a CDS encoding isovaleryl-CoA dehydrogenase translates to MNEHRSVAEGFITHQVTNQAPPLTYDAWATDTVLREAIAREGGAWAEAELAKYGPLVGGELMQLGFTANENKPKFRPFDRYGNRLDEVEFHPAYHRLMELAIAHGVPNFAWRHEDRPGAHVARMALFYLHNQADQGTSCPLTMTYASVPALRRQPEIAREWMPRISSATYDSRFIPAAQKRGATLGMGMTEKQGGSDVRTNTTRAHQLGGRGPGQPYALVGHKWFFSAPMSDAFLVLAQAEGGLSCFLLPRFTPDGDRNAIRIQRLKDKLGDWSNASSEVEFQGATAWMVGEEGRGVATILEMVALTRQDCMIGSSGQMRQALVQAIHHARYRKAFGKRLIDQPLMLNVLADLALESEAHTALTARVARAVDASHRDAREAAFGRIATAIGKYWVCKRAPAFINEAQECLGGVGYVEESNLARLYRQAPLNSIWEGSGNIQCLDMLRAATREPASRDALFEEILAARGGHPALDAEAARLAKEFDDLSTLESRARFIVERLALALQASILIRAGNSQVSDTFCESRLAGAHGQTFGTLPAHAPMHALIQRAFAEGAETPR, encoded by the coding sequence ATGAACGAACACCGCTCCGTCGCCGAAGGATTCATCACGCACCAGGTCACCAACCAGGCCCCGCCGCTCACCTATGACGCCTGGGCCACCGACACGGTGTTGCGTGAAGCCATCGCCCGGGAAGGGGGCGCCTGGGCGGAAGCCGAGCTCGCGAAGTACGGCCCCCTCGTGGGCGGTGAGCTGATGCAGCTCGGCTTCACCGCCAACGAGAACAAGCCGAAGTTCAGACCGTTCGACCGGTACGGCAACCGCCTGGACGAGGTGGAGTTCCACCCCGCCTACCACCGCCTCATGGAGCTGGCCATCGCCCATGGGGTGCCGAACTTCGCCTGGCGCCACGAGGACAGACCCGGTGCACACGTGGCCCGCATGGCGCTGTTCTACCTGCACAACCAGGCCGACCAGGGAACGAGCTGCCCCCTGACGATGACATACGCCAGCGTGCCCGCGCTGCGCCGCCAGCCCGAGATCGCCCGGGAATGGATGCCACGCATCAGCTCCGCCACCTATGACTCGCGGTTCATCCCCGCGGCGCAGAAGCGGGGCGCCACCCTCGGCATGGGCATGACCGAGAAGCAGGGCGGCTCGGATGTCCGGACGAACACCACGCGTGCGCATCAGCTCGGCGGCCGGGGGCCCGGGCAGCCCTATGCGCTCGTCGGCCACAAGTGGTTCTTCTCGGCCCCCATGAGCGACGCGTTCCTCGTGCTCGCGCAGGCCGAGGGTGGGCTGTCGTGCTTCCTCCTGCCGCGCTTCACGCCGGACGGCGATCGCAATGCCATCCGCATCCAGCGCCTCAAGGACAAGCTCGGTGACTGGAGCAACGCCAGCTCCGAGGTCGAGTTCCAGGGTGCCACCGCCTGGATGGTGGGCGAGGAAGGCCGCGGCGTCGCCACCATTCTCGAGATGGTGGCCCTGACGCGCCAGGACTGCATGATTGGTTCGAGCGGCCAGATGCGCCAGGCGCTCGTGCAGGCGATCCACCATGCACGCTACCGCAAGGCCTTCGGCAAGCGGCTGATCGATCAACCGCTGATGCTCAATGTGCTCGCCGATCTGGCGCTCGAATCGGAAGCACATACCGCGCTCACCGCGCGCGTGGCTCGGGCCGTCGACGCGAGCCACCGGGACGCCCGGGAAGCGGCCTTTGGCCGGATCGCGACGGCCATCGGCAAGTATTGGGTGTGCAAGCGTGCTCCCGCCTTCATCAACGAGGCGCAGGAGTGCCTCGGCGGTGTCGGCTACGTCGAGGAGTCGAACCTCGCGCGGCTGTACCGGCAGGCCCCGCTGAACTCCATCTGGGAAGGCAGCGGCAACATCCAGTGTCTGGACATGCTGCGCGCGGCCACGCGCGAGCCGGCCAGCCGTGACGCCCTGTTCGAGGAGATCCTCGCCGCCCGGGGTGGGCATCCGGCGCTCGACGCCGAAGCCGCGCGACTGGCGAAGGAATTCGATGACCTGAGCACGCTCGAGTCGCGTGCGCGGTTCATCGTCGAGCGCCTCGCGTTGGCGCTGCAGGCCTCCATCCTCATCCGCGCCGGCAACTCCCAGGTCTCGGACACCTTCTGCGAGTCGCGTCTGGCCGGTGCACACGGACAGACGTTCGGCACGCTTCCAGCCCACGCACCGATGCATGCGCTCATCCAGCGCGCCTTCGCGGAAGGAGCCGAGACCCCGCGGTAG
- a CDS encoding WD40 repeat domain-containing protein, which produces MASTRGKREGARGPMRLFDIELLEGISAVAFSPEGLRIAAATFGGPVVLVDARSGALLRELPGHEGGTLAVSFSPDGEQLATGGWDGRVRVHDPDSGRELHAWDAGGAWVEHVQWSPSGGHLAAAAGRSVRIWSRRGTLKGGYEQHASTVTSIQWSASGTGIISSCNGGLHRLEAGRKRPLETLDAEGAVLAVAISPNRRYIAAGKQDASIRLWALRSSRVDSYDMPGYRAKVRALAWNSASNLLATGDGEQVVVWELGARVRDQQRPHLLKAHSERVTGLAFLEDGAGSELLLSTGQDGQFCGWNPTRGRRPLWALRADVALEGLTLSPDKSIAAAIGADGRLLAWSFASSVRH; this is translated from the coding sequence ATGGCATCCACGAGAGGCAAGCGCGAGGGGGCCCGCGGGCCCATGCGGCTCTTCGATATCGAGCTCCTGGAGGGAATCAGCGCGGTGGCCTTCTCGCCTGAGGGGCTCCGCATCGCGGCGGCCACCTTCGGCGGCCCGGTGGTCCTCGTCGACGCGAGGTCCGGCGCGCTGCTCCGGGAGCTGCCCGGACATGAGGGCGGAACGCTCGCGGTGAGCTTCTCACCGGACGGCGAGCAGCTCGCCACCGGAGGATGGGACGGCCGGGTTCGCGTCCACGACCCGGATTCGGGGCGGGAGCTCCACGCCTGGGACGCTGGCGGCGCCTGGGTGGAGCACGTCCAGTGGTCGCCGTCGGGAGGCCACCTCGCCGCGGCGGCGGGGCGCTCCGTCCGCATCTGGTCCCGCCGGGGCACCCTGAAGGGCGGCTACGAGCAGCATGCCAGCACCGTCACCTCCATCCAGTGGAGCGCGAGCGGCACGGGCATCATCTCCTCGTGCAACGGAGGACTCCACCGGCTCGAGGCGGGCCGCAAGCGGCCGCTGGAGACGCTCGACGCGGAGGGCGCGGTCCTCGCCGTCGCCATCAGTCCGAACCGCCGGTACATCGCCGCGGGCAAGCAGGACGCGAGCATCCGGCTCTGGGCCCTGCGTTCCTCCAGGGTCGACTCCTATGACATGCCGGGCTACCGGGCGAAGGTCCGCGCCCTGGCGTGGAACTCCGCCAGCAACCTCCTGGCCACCGGGGATGGCGAGCAGGTCGTCGTCTGGGAGTTGGGCGCCCGGGTTCGCGATCAGCAGCGCCCGCATCTCCTGAAGGCCCACTCGGAGCGGGTGACGGGGCTCGCCTTCCTCGAGGACGGCGCGGGCTCCGAGTTGTTGCTGTCCACCGGGCAGGACGGGCAGTTCTGTGGTTGGAACCCCACCCGGGGGCGGCGTCCGCTCTGGGCGCTCCGCGCGGACGTGGCCCTCGAAGGGCTGACGCTCTCGCCGGACAAATCCATCGCGGCGGCCATCGGAGCCGACGGACGTCTGCTGGCGTGGAGCTTCGCGTCTTCCGTGCGGCACTGA